Within Rhododendron vialii isolate Sample 1 chromosome 12a, ASM3025357v1, the genomic segment TGACAACACCATACTACACCTTGCTGTTGCGGATCGGAAAAAGGAGGTACGTTAGGGTCACAATCTCTCAAGCCTTTAGTTCAGCCTCAATACTTTTGAAATATGATGATAATTCGAGACCAAATTTGGTACTTCGTAATTAGCTTATTTTGTCTAATTATGGTGTGCTCTTTCTTCACTTTTCGGTAGTAGAAAGATTCACGGTTGGATTAATCTCAAACTTCCCAACGAGGGGAATcgataaaataaaaacatataaaTCAAAAAAAGACAGGAAGTATTCATCGTAACCAAATAGTTTTGGTTGATTCTTTTGAAGTTGTTTcatcaaaaaatttatgttgTTCATTCTCTCGTCAAGACATATCGGATTATGACAATATTTTAaccaaaaatttaataaaattataGAACTAACAAAGATAAATAAGATTCCTAAACACGTAGTAAACTAACAgaatgaaaaagacaaaaaagtccGACGGGAAAAGTTTTGTAAAAGCCAACCATAACTTATTTATTCTAAGAAACAGAAATTAACGACCATAAATCAGTAGTGAATGATAAGGGCTTtcaattaattaaatttttttttgttgttgttgaaatgGAGGAGGACGATATAGCGGAAAGGGAGGGTTATGAATTTTCTGTTTCGAAAGAAAGTGCCTCTCTTTCTTTGGAGTTTTAACTTCTGGCTTGTCTCCCCATTTGTTTGCCGTTTGGAGTTGTTTCAGATTATCGAGTATGTTCTTAGCCACACGGAAATTGATGTGAATGCAATTAATGCAAGCAAACAAACAGCGAAGGACATTCTACTTCatggacaaaaaaaaggaaCGAACCCAGAGGGAGTAGacaaagaaattcaaggcttacTTAAATCCTACCATGCTAAAAGAGTCATGGATGGTATCTTCGATCCTACGCAAATagcagagaaaaaaaatggaattatAGTAGCTGCTGTACTAATGGCAACCCTAGCCTTTCAAGCAGGGGTGACCCCTCCAGGGGGTGTTTGGCAAGACGATTCAGAGGGGCACAAAAGCGGAGAAGCTGTGATGGCTTACAATCATCCATTCCTGTTTTGGTACTTCTCCGGTTTTAATATAATCGGGTTTGTCACATCTCTAGTCACAATCATTTTGATCGTGATTGAAGTCCCCTTCAAGAAAAGGGCACATCTGCTGTTGATTGCTTCGCTTATGGGCGCAACAATCGTGTCCATAGCGATAACGTACTTAATTTCTCTTGCTGCGGTTGCGCCTGGACCGAAACTAAGCAACAGAACAGTCCTTCGCATTGGTGGAATTTCGACTATAATTTCGGTCAGCATAGTAGCAGCTTCTTTCCTATTGTGCATGATAGCAAGAACTGTGCGCAAGAGAAAGAGCAGAAATAACGCTGTGGATCCAGCTTCAGAAAACGAGGCTaatgtttgattttttctgtTCTTATATATTGTATGAATTTTCATGAGCAATTCCATAATTAATCATATGCTGGAGTTTAACTTAAAAACTGTTTGTGTTTAAATTCAAGGTTTGCAAgttattgtaataaaattggATTGTGATTTGCGATCGAGTAGTACTCCTCGTCTTTCCCTGATCATCATTCTATTGAAATGTATGGAATGCCCTTCTATTGATTTGGCATTTTCattaccttttctttaacaCCGAAAAAGAGTTCTATCGATGTTAAATTAAGTGCATAGATATTAAACAAAGACCGCAAAAAAGGCATCAAcgatcaaaagagaaaatctcaACTAAGTAGGCAACTTCTCTGAAAGTACCCATCCATGGGTTGTCAACATGGTAAAGGTGAACTTGCGCTTGCAACATAGCAGGATTCGATTCTCTCTAGAgacaaaccatgatttaagtggggggCCATGGCGGTGGGTTGCTGTTCTAGTCTCCCCCGAGGTTTGGATTGCGCAGTCGAGTCCAACAGTGGCTTGGCTGCAGGATTGTTCctcggttaccaaaaaaaatcttctcTGAAAGCTAAAATCATGTGCCGCCTAGACACCATAGCAATAATTTCTTCTTGGGTACGTATTCTATTGCAATTATATTCTTGAGAGCATTAAGTAGCAATAACTTCTTTTTGGGTTGGAACTACAGAATCGTGTTATATATTGTCCTGCTTTAGGACTGCACCACTCAAGGTAGATGTTGTCCAAAAAAGAACCAAGGGAGATGAAGGAATAATAAGAAATTATATAATAGTCTGAAAATACCGATACGTGGTACTCTGGATCACTTTATAACCACACATTTTTGTAGAATCTACTAATAAATGTATGAACTCCACATAAACATGTGATTATAAAGTAGTCTGGAGTACCACATGACGGTACTATTGAatctattgaataattactccaaaTATGGCCCTCAATGGGCTTGACCCAAAATAGAGTTAAAATCCTCCCTAACATCTTTTAGAATTTGGCCCAAGCCCCCACAACCTCTATTATAGACAACCTCTCGTTTATTTGAACCATATATAATGTTTTGCCTAATCATTGAAGGAAGACGTGGAAATATCTAAGTCCACACAATGGAAAGAAATTCTGCAGATAATGTTTTGCCTACTCGCTGCGTACCACAAGTATTCAATTGCCTAACTCAATTGAGAGGGGGAGCCGTGCGGGGTGGGGAGAGGCTCAATGAAGCAGAGATCACTGAAAACCTCTCATTTATTAACGACAACCTCTCATTTATTTGAACCTAGATAATGTTTTGCCTAATCATTGAAGGAAGACTTGGAAATATAAGTAGTGTTGGCCCCACATTTGAGTTGTCCTAGTTGGGGGTATTTGGAAACtgaatttttgcattttcggattctcattttcccattttgggtgtttggcatcCCATTTTGAGaacagaaatgattcgtgcacaacAGCCTCTTTCTCCCTCcccgggtcgcacaaagatgatcggagccgctcattttgttcaaaatatgtcgtttaaggtctttataaaaaatgagcttcgttcgatatcgttagaggcgttaacaaaacacccaaaatcaattCAGAATTTAGCCAAAATGAGCGGCTCAGAttatctttgtgcgacccggggcgggagaaaaaggctgatgtgcacagctgctgtgcacagcagtctgtgcacgtagcacagctctttTGAGAATGGATTGTGGGAGAATGGATCTTCAGTTTTTGGGTTTAGAGGCAAAAACCCAGAAGTAGGTCTAGAGgtgtttttcacatttttgcattttcggaTTCTGTGGTCAATTATCAAAATACCCACTTTCCTCCCTTCATTTTCGACAAAGTAATAAAGACAAAGTAATATCTAAGTCCACAATGGAAAGAAATTCTGCAGATAATGTTTTGCCTACTCGCTGCGAACCACTAGTATTCAATTGCCTACTCGCTGCGAAGTCCAAATTCAATCTTGAAGGAAGACATGGAAATATCTAAGTCCACACAATGGAAAGAAATTCTGCAGATAATGTTTTGCCTACTTGCTGCGAACCACAAGCGTTAACTCAATTGAGAGGGGGGGCCGTGCGGGGTGGGGAGAGGCTCAATAAGCAGAGATCACTGAAAACCTCTCATTTATTTGAACCCAGATTATGTTTTGTCTAATCATTGAAGGAAGACTTGGAAATATAAGCAGTGTCGGTCTCGACATTTGAGTTGCCTAGTCCAACCTTATGTTTTGTTGCCCACAtcgttttaacttttaagtcatacaaaaataacatacaagtataaaaaaaaattcaaaattacatatTGTTCTTTTAACttgaataacatcaaaaaaaaaaaaaaatgcaatatcaAAATGAAAACTCCCGGTTATAGTGCTTTATAAGTAGCACAATCCGATTTAAAGAAAGTAATTCTTCTGCATTTTTCgaagcaaaattttcaatgGAATTGTACTTTACTAACCTAAGAACTCGAGCCCGTCCCGCTAACTTtggtttttcaactttttggactttttagtTAATATATGTGAAGAGAATGATTTATCTCGAAAAGcataaaaagttttaaaaaaaaaactcaaatgccCAAAAATGTTCTTTGTGGGATGGCGCctcattttttattgaaattatAGTCAATATGTTTAATCTCTCTTGCGAAACGGTTGttcgaaggaaaaaaataaaaaccgtgttaACTCGATCGATATTTtaactatgattttttttaatcaaatgtaagaacATATCACTTATACAGTACTGTTGTGTTTGttaaatcaaaaattttcaaaaaaataatttgattttcgTAATATTGTGGATTGGGTgaaaaacaaaagtgaaaaaataaaaggaaaagtgCACTGGTGGGCCTGGGAATCGAGCATATATAACTCCTTTCGAACTAAAGAAGCTTGCATTGAACACAATGACAAGGAAACAGATTACGCCTACGTGGGAAACTCTTACAAAGTTATAGAGTATCgagctttaattttttttttacaaatttataGAGTATCtaacttaaaattattttttttgttgcctcAGCCCGGGGGTTATCCTAGCCCGAGGGCTTTCTAGTCTCACCCCGGGACCGGCCTTGAATATAAGTTCACAATGGAAAGAGATTTTGCAGATAATATTTTGCCTACTCGCTTGCGAACCACAAGCgatcaattgagagagagagagagagagtgagagagaatggGGGAGAGGCTCAATGAAGCAGAGATCACTGAAAACGTATCTTCATTGCAAGAAGTCAATGAATTCAATCCTGATAGAGCTGTGGTGAAATTTCTCAACTGGACTCCTCTACATTTGGCTGCATCACGCGGGCAACAAGAGCTTTTCCAAGAACTATTGAGCAGTAGCCCAGAGCTTGCCGATGCTCTAGATTCACAACAATGATCGCTCCTTCACTTGGCATCAGCTAACGGACACATCGAGATTGTGAAAGCATTAACAGTGGCGAGATCAGAGATGTGCCTTGCTTGTGATCGAGACGGTGCAAACCCTCTTCATGTTGCCGCTATGAGAGGAAAGGTCGAGGTCTTGGATGAGTTGTATCAAGCTAACCCCCATGCAGCTCGAGCTAGGGTGGacagaggagaaagagagactaTCTTACACCTATGCGTCAAATATAACCAGCTACAGTTTCTTTCGATGTTATTGGAGAAATACTTTAAAGGTGAGGAGTTTGTCAATGCCACAGATAAGGCTGGCAATACAATACTACACCTTACAGTTGCGAGTCGAAGATACAAGGTACGTTAGCTAGGGCCACAATTAAGGGTTTAGTTTGGCCTAAATGCTTTTGAAGTATGataattcaaaatcaaatatggTACTTCTTAAATAGCTTATTTTGCCTTAATAGTGTGTTCATTCTTCACTTTTCGGACCTAGAAACATTCATAATTGGATTCATCTCAACTTCTCGGATGAgggtaagaaaaaataaaaaagcatgattataattttgaaattacCAAGAAAAGGCAGAAAGTAGCCATAACACAAAGTCGTATATTAGTATCTTTTAAAGTATGGTGTACTATAGGttaaatttatataaatttacATTACTTTATTCAATTTTGTAAATTACATTTTATTGACAAGAAGTACGTACATGTGTGTTTTAGTTACTGAAAAAGTATATTAAAAACACGTACTTATTGATGCATTAGACCAAAATTGTCAAAGTATTTAGTGTATTATATATTAATATCAATAGCATAATCTCTCGAATGAAAAATTTCAGTTTGTTCGCCCCCCTTGAATCGTAATCCTGGCTCCTCCAATGGTTTTAATCTCTCTCACAAACACAGAATTAGagactaattttcaaaattctacatcGCATGGCTTGAAAATGtgatagaataaaaaaaaaacatataggTCCGGTAAATTTAACTCTCTCGAGTATGCATGCTAGCTTATCACAAGAGAGTTGACTATCAAGAAATTTGTGCTCTCACATTTTGTATACGCGAGCACATTCGTGTATGTATCTTTTCGGGCAATTAATTTAACTTGAAGGTTCTTTTAACACATTTGAACATACTTTTTCATTCTAAGAGcattcacagtggaataatcaaaatcaaaatgttgcTAAGATTAATAATATTtgcttaaaaaagtgctcacagtagaataaccaaatttagcaacctcttaactcatcaaattttggcctttgaataatcaaaactaacattttgccaataatcaaattttttttctctcagtcaagtacaccatcattatataaaaatcttctctctctctcaacaatgttttcaaaaaataattttaaaaaaccgtatttttcagaaacttttttttttttttaacaaaaactgtgttttttttttcgaaaattttAAGAagtgtaagtaaataaagtgtgtgtttttaaaaaactgtttttgaaatttcaaaactcttttacataaaactgtttttaaaaaactattttttttggtaagtgtttttgagatttcaaaactgttttttacacaatccgtttttaaaaaactgtatttatagtttttaaattttcaaaactgtttgtgtaaatacagttttttcaaaatttctcgaAACTGTATTTAGAGTTTTTAAGTTAACAAAGTAATTGTTTTTTTAtacacaacattttttttttgaaaacttttttttatacgactatttttttttcttcaaaaactgttttataaactttttttttaaattgttgtttcaaaaaatatgcgtgaaatgaaggtAAAAAGTTCGGATGGCCCATTGATTtcgattatgggcaaaaaataactaatgtgagatgtgacattgctaactttagtaacctctaaatgaataatcaaaatctgatgtgacatgctttgattattcacatttgcttattctacTATGAATGCTTTAATAAATGAATACTGCATGTTCACTGAAAGATTTGGATAATTGTTAGGCTGTTAGCTTCACACATAGATGAATATGCATGAATCCATATCGATCTATTTGTGTATGATGCCAAAACTGctatatgaaaaaataaaatagactATATATGAACTCTCTCGCATGATCTAATTGATGTTTCAGATTATCGAGTATGTTCTCAACCACACGGAGATAGATGTAAATGCAACAAATGCAAGCAAGCAAACAGCGTTGAGCATTCTACTTCttggacaaaaaaatggaacaaaaccAGAGGGAGTGGACAAAGACATTAAAGCCCTGCTTTACTATCGCAAAAGCGCTAGTATCCTCGATCCTAAGGGAATAGCagagagaaaaaatggaatTATAGTTGCTTTTGTACTGATGGCAACCCTACTCTTTCAAGCAGCGGTGGCCCCTCCAGGCGGTGTTTGGCAGGATGATAAAGATGGTCCACATGGACACAAAATTGGAGGAGCTGTGATGGCTTCTAATTACCCAAAGTTGTACCGGGCTTTCCTCTTTAATAACATGTTCGGCTTTTTCACATCTCTAATCATTGTCTTTTTGATCGCGACTGACTTGCTCTTCATGTCAGAGACATTCCCGGGGTTGACGTATATTGCTATTGGCGCAACAATCTGGTCCATTGGAGAAACGTATTGGATTTCTCTTACCATATTCTCACCGGAAAGGAGTCTCACTCGCGTTGCTGTAATAAAGGTACTAGTTTGGTGGTGCATCATTTCAGCGGCTTACCTCCTATTCCGCGGGATAGCAAGATTAATTGTGCGCtacaaaaagagaagaaattatAGGGCCGTGGAGATGGTTAACAGACGTCATACTAATCAAGCTTAATTCAGTAAACGGGGCTACTAGTGTTTGATTTTTCTGTCCGTATTGTATGAATTTTCTTGAACAATTCAATAATCATGCATGTTTAACTTAAAAATATTGTTGTCTTTAAATTCAAGGTTTGCAAgttattgtaataaaattggATTGTGATTTGCGAGTAGTAGTACTCCTCGTCTTTCCCTCATCATCATTCTATTGGAATGCCCTCCTATTGATTTGGCATTTTCtttaccttttctttaacaTCGAATTGGTGATGTGGATGCACACGTGGGCGGTTTAGGGAAGGAATTTGTCTTaagttttcctttcctttcgtTTGGGTTCGCTTGGTCTAGGCCAAAAtatggttaattatctccttaaaaaaaaaaaaaaaacactatctatattgttgaaaattatttcacatcggttaattatctcatTCAAAACTAATATATGGGCTTGAGctgcctctccactcattgcaaAGTGGTTTTGGGTTGAATACtttaacatgatatcagagctagattttcggaggctttttctctttgtttgtaCCATAATTGCACTTTGTTTTGTTGCGATCCATGTGTTCCGGATCATTGTTAACCTCTCCGCGTGTGAGTCGGGAGTCACACTCATTGCCAATGaatttgagttggatgctttaacataatATAATATCTCGATCCGTCAATAAAGTGCAGAGTAAATTATAAAGTTAGCAGCTGAATCGGTAATATCGAAAACATCACTGTCTAAATTTAGATCTGCCCAATGAATGTAAAGTAAACTACTAGCTAGTGTACTACTATAAAATTAGCACAGTTGGATCTATCATCAGGTAACAACCATAATGCGGGAATACCGATAATGGGTTTAAACTAGGATTCGTGATCTCTAGGTCGAGTGACTCAAACACAtctttaaaaaattagctcaattcgatatttATAAGGGTACGAATGCTTAAAAGCTCTTACAGACATCAGATTGatctaattttttaacaaaaattcattaaaaaaaaacattttaaaaataacttgtagtttgaataattttgttattAGGATCCGAAATGGGTCTCACAAAATTATCAATAATCATGCCCATTTACAAAAGGACTGAGAAAAGGCACAGAACACTAGAACTGCGCCGTTTTAATCCTGCCGTCGGTGGAGCGGTAGCAGTCGTGCGATAAGGGTAGCATTTTTGGAATAATAACAGCAGGTGCTTGACCCAAAACAGAGTTAGAATCCTCATTATGATCTGCAGAATTACTAGGCCAACAACTTCTATTAAACAAGCCAAGAGAAGCTGGAGAACAGAACTATAAGAAACGAAACCTTTCCTTTTCTAAAATGAGCTCATTGCTTTCCTCTCAT encodes:
- the LOC131310302 gene encoding uncharacterized protein LOC131310302 isoform X1, with amino-acid sequence MAERLNEAEINENPTSLHDENEYNLDRAMVKCFNWTPLHVAASRGQQELFQELLHRNPELAKALDSQQQSLLHLASANGHIEIVKALTQVRPEMCLARDRDGANPLHVAAMRGKVEIVKALIQVRPEMCLARDRDGANPLHVAAMRGNIEIVKALIQVRPEMCLARDRDGANPLHVAAMRGKVKIVKALTVARSEMCLACDRDGANPLHVAAMRGKVEVLDELYQANPHAARARVDRGERETILHLCVKYNQLQFLSMLLEKYFKGEEFVNATDKAGNTILHLTVASRRYKIIEYVLNHTEIDVNATNASKQTALSILLLGQKNGTKPEGVDKDIKALLYYRKSASILDPKGIAERKNGIIVAFVLMATLLFQAAVAPPGGVWQDDKDGPHGHKIGGAVMASNYPKLYRAFLFNNMFGFFTSLIIVFLIATDLLFMSETFPGLTYIAIGATIWSIGETYWISLTIFSPERSLTRVAVIKVLVWWCIISAAYLLFRGIARLIVRYKKRRNYRAVEMVNRRHTNQA
- the LOC131310302 gene encoding ankyrin repeat-containing protein At2g01680-like isoform X2, whose protein sequence is MAERLNEAEINENPTSLHDENEYNLDRAMVKCFNWTPLHVAASRGQQELFQELLHRNPELAKALDSQQQSLLHLASANGHIEIVKALTQVRPEMCLARDRDGANPLHVAAMRGKVEIVKALIQVRPEMCLARDRDGANPLHVAAMRGNIEIVKALIQVRPEMCLARDRDGANPLHVAAMRGKVKVLDALFKANPHAARARVESGERETILHLCVKYNQPYFLSILLEKYFKCKEFVNAKDNADNTILHLAVADRKKEIIEYVLSHTEIDVNAINASKQTAKDILLHGQKKGTNPEGVDKEIQGLLKSYHAKRVMDGIFDPTQIAEKKNGIIVAAVLMATLAFQAGVTPPGGVWQDDSEGHKSGEAVMAYNHPFLFWYFSGFNIIGFVTSLVTIILIVIEVPFKKRAHLLLIASLMGATIVSIAITYLISLAAVAPGPKLSNRTVLRIGGISTIISVSIVAASFLLCMIARTVRKRKSRNNAVDPASENEANV
- the LOC131310302 gene encoding ankyrin repeat-containing protein At5g02620-like isoform X5 — protein: MAERLNEAEINENPTSLHDENEYNLDRAMVKCFNWTPLHVAASRGQQELFQELLHRNPELAKALDSQQQSLLHLASANGHIEIVKALTQVRPEMCLARDRDGANPLHVAAMRGKVEVLDELFKANPHAARARVESGERETILHICVKYNQLPFLSKLLENYFKGKEFVNAKDNADNTILHVAVEDRRYEIIEYVLNHTEIDVNATNASKQTALSILLLGQKNGTKPEGVDKDIKALLYYRKSASILDPKGIAERKNGIIVAFVLMATLLFQAAVAPPGGVWQDDKDGPHGHKIGGAVMASNYPKLYRAFLFNNMFGFFTSLIIVFLIATDLLFMSETFPGLTYIAIGATIWSIGETYWISLTIFSPERSLTRVAVIKVLVWWCIISAAYLLFRGIARLIVRYKKRRNYRAVEMVNRRHTNQA
- the LOC131310302 gene encoding ankyrin repeat-containing protein At2g01680-like isoform X4, whose amino-acid sequence is MAERLNEAEINENPTSLHDENEYNLDRAMVKCFNWTPLHVAASRGQQELFQELLHRNPELAKALDSQQQSLLHLASANGHIEIVKALTQVRPEMCLARDRDGANPLHVAAMRGKVEVLDELFKANPHAARARVESGERETILHICVKYNQLPFLSKLLENYFKGKEFVNAKDNADNTILHVAVEDRRYEIIEYVLSHTEIDVNAINASKQTAKDILLHGQKKGTNPEGVDKEIQGLLKSYHAKRVMDGIFDPTQIAEKKNGIIVAAVLMATLAFQAGVTPPGGVWQDDSEGHKSGEAVMAYNHPFLFWYFSGFNIIGFVTSLVTIILIVIEVPFKKRAHLLLIASLMGATIVSIAITYLISLAAVAPGPKLSNRTVLRIGGISTIISVSIVAASFLLCMIARTVRKRKSRNNAVDPASENEANV